In the Oncorhynchus nerka isolate Pitt River linkage group LG2, Oner_Uvic_2.0, whole genome shotgun sequence genome, one interval contains:
- the LOC115117411 gene encoding rab GTPase-activating protein 1-like gives MMEEVSIRVAFDSHIIDQMAEEEILACLMAESIPKHTVPSKKATLRDNQPQQQDDHIDRYQRENRQLQQASLRLEQENDVLAHRLITSKISLRTDLDQAEDRVDELTKELLKTRKKLKNAEEEKRGKEEEAAQLKEVLRTKLDKADPEVKRSSGIISDYKQICSQLTSRVERQQAAHREDLDKLRNAVLACSRCRQALDSPVMEGSGSTAPYQRRISTREPGQQRDQETEPDQQTTGTREQDQEKVCLSGQVTELEKELAQTKLQMVEAKCKIQELEHQKGVLQRDLQTARNSWLTKTIRSAGGGLQSSSLPRGRASAMGRSLHGLPLSAWSSRRLSWAPRKDRGGDV, from the exons AGGAGGAGATACTGGCCTGCCTGATGGCCGAGTCTATACCCAAACACACG GTTCCCAGTAAGAAGGCCACGCTGAGAGATAACCAGCCGCAACAACAGGATGACCACATAGACAGATACCAG AGGGAGAACCGTCAGCTGCAGCAGGCCAGTCTGCGTCTGGAGCAGGAGAATGATGTTCTGGCCCACAGACTGATCACCAGCAAGATCTCCCTGAGGACCGACCTGGATCAG GCGGAGGACAGAGTGGATGAGCTGACCAAAGAGCTGCTGAAGACCAGAAAGAAATTGAAGaatgcagaggaagagaagagagggaaggaggaggaggctgcTCAG TTGAAGGAGGTGTTAAGGACAAAGCTGGACAAGGCTGATCCAGAGGTGAAGAGGAGCTCAGGCATCATCTCAGACTACAAACAG ATCTGTTCCCAGCTGACCAGTCGGGTGGAGAGGCAGCAGGCGGCCCACAGAGAGGACCTGGACAAACTCAGG aaTGCTGTGCTGGCGTGCTCTCGCTGCCGACAGGCTCTAGATTCTCCTGTTATGGAAGGCTCCGGTTCCACAGCCCCGTACCAGAGAAGAATCAGCACCAGAGAACCAGGCCAGCAGAGAGACCAGGAAACAGAACCAGACCAGCAGACGACTGGTACCAGAGAACAAGACCAGGAGAAGGTGTGTCTGAGTGGCCAGGTCACAGAGCTGGAGAAGGAGCTGGCCCAGACTAAACTACAGATGGTGGAGGCCAAGTGCAAGATCCAG GAGCTGGAACACCAGAAGGGGGTGCTGCAACGTGATCTCCAGACAGCTAGGAACAGCTGGCTCACTAAGACTATACGGTCAGCCGGAGGGGGTCTGCAGAGCAGCAGCCTACCCAGGGGGAGAGCCTCTGCAATGGGGCGTTCTCTACATGGACTCCCCCTCTCAGCCTGGAGCTCCAGGAGACTGTCATGGGCCCCCAGGAAGGACCGGGGGGGAGATGTCTGA
- the LOC115117425 gene encoding cocaine- and amphetamine-regulated transcript protein-like produces the protein MASILLLFLATSCCACLCLADDTSLEFETRALEFPHKSQEEKDLIEALQEVLEKLKNKQMPLSEKKLGWLPSCDAGEQCAVRKGARVGTLCGCPRGTTCNFYVLKCL, from the exons ATGGCCAGCATTCTACTGCTTTTCCTCGCCACCTCCTGCTGCGCATGTCTCTGTCTCGCTGACGACACCTCCTTGGAGTTTGAGACTCGCGCTCTAGAGTTCCCCCACAAATCACAAGAAGAGAAGGATCTG ATTGAAGCTTTACAAGAAGTTCTGGAGAAACTGAAGAACAAACAGATGCCGTTATCAGAAAAGAAGCTTGGCTGGCTGCCGTCG TGTGACGCGGGCGAGCAGTGCGCTGTTCGCAAAGGTGCGCGTGTCGGAACACTGTGCGGGTGTCCGCGTGGGACTACGTGCAACTTCTATGTCCTCAAGTGTTTgtaa